One region of Ornithodoros turicata isolate Travis unplaced genomic scaffold, ASM3712646v1 Chromosome171, whole genome shotgun sequence genomic DNA includes:
- the LOC135373009 gene encoding zinc finger protein 664-like: MAEMDSTFIKEEPQGTSPLPENHGKTEELITDECSGPAPIGTILASRRVHKDFRGLTSTMPNGQLVQGHVTSSTGETLLKFNFCSVAIAQPKNLGHHVLTDAREESQKCGISSATFGESGNLEQHVVIRTGENPFRCKLCSAAFTKSENLKLHMMTHTGEKPYQCILCPAAFSRSGSLKRHMAMHAGPHKCELCSSAFNEAGHLKRHMLMHTGEKPFKCEQCPAAFKCPRHLKSHTHTGEKPFKCQLCSASFYKSQHLNWHMFVHTGEKLHQCTFCPAQFNTASSLKHHIRTHTNEKPFKCELCSAGFNNSTALKYHMQEHTGEKPYKCELCPAAFVCLDKLKRHSVLHTGKKMYKCEFCPAEFSDATSLRGHRRKHTGKKPFKCEHCSSAFAWPTQLRTHMVVHTGEKPFRCKLCPAQFNHSRSLKCHAQKCHANTT, from the exons ATGGCTGAAATGGATTCCACCTTTATCAAGGAAGAACCACAAGGAACCTCCCCTTTACCTGAAAACCATGGAAAAACTGAGGAGCTTATCACTGATGAATGTTCAG GACCTGCACCAATCGGAACCATCCTTGCCAGCAGGAGAGTACACAAAGACTTCAGAGGTTTAACTTCCACTATGCCGAATGGACAGCTTGTACAGGGTCATGTGACATCAAGCACTGGAGAGACTCTACTCAAATTTAATTTCTGTTCTGTCGCAATCGCTCAACCTAAAAACCTCGGACACCATGTGCTGACTGATGCAAGAGAAGAGTCTCAGAAGTGTGGCATTTCTTCGGCTACATTCGGCGAGTCTGGAAACTTAGAACAACACGTGGTGATCCGCACAGGAGAAAACCCATTCAGGTGCAAGCTCTGTTCTGCCGCATTTACCAAGTCTGAGAATCTCAAGCTCCACATGATGACACACACAGGGGAGAAGCCGTACCAATGCATACTGTGTCCTGCTGCTTTTTCCCGGTCTGGAAGCCTGAAGAGGCACATGGCAATGCACGCTGGGCCACACAAGTGTGAACTGTGCTCCTCTGCGTTCAATGAAGCTGGACATCTTAAACGTCACATGCTGATGCACACAGGAGAGAAGCCATTCAAATGTGAGCAGTGTCCTGCTGCTTTCAAGTGCCCTAGACACCTGAAGAGCCACACGCACACAGGAGAGAAGCCATTCAAGTGTCAGCTTTGTTCTGCTTCATTTTATAAGTCTCAGCATTTGAACTGGCACATGTTTgtccacacgggagagaagctgCACCAGTGTACGTTCTGTCCTGCACAATTTAATACAGCTTCGAGCCTAAAACACCACATAAGGACACACACGAACGAAAAGCCGTTCAAGTGCGAGCTCTGTTCCGCAGGGTTCAACAATTCTACAGCACTTAAGTATCACATGCAAgaacacacgggagagaagccatacaagtgtgagcTCTGCCCAGCAGCATTTGTGTGCCTTGACAAACTCAAAAGACATAGTGTTTTACACACTGGAAAGAAGATGTACAAGTGTGAATTCTGCCCTGCTGAGTTCAGTGACGCCACAAGTCTGAGAGGTCACAGACGAAAACACACGGGCAAAAAGCCATTCAAGTGTGAGCACTGTTCCTCAGCATTTGCATGGCCCACACAGCTCAGGACTCACATGGTAGTGCACACAGGAGAGAAGCCCTTCAGGTGCAAGTTGTGTCCTGCACAGTTCAACCATTCTCGAAGCCTCAAGTGTCATGCCCAAAAGTGTCATGCAAACACAACATAG